Part of the Natronobacterium gregoryi SP2 genome, TGCGACGCGTTCTTCGAGGATTTCATCTGCATTTTCTGGCCGTGAGGGACGTTTTGGACGTGGTTTAGCGTAAGACAGTCCGAGATTCCGGAGGAATCGACCGAGATAATCCGGATGGTACTCAACATCGAACTCTGCGTCCAAGAGCTGGTGAACTTCCTGTGCTTTCCAGGGCTGTCCCTCCCGGAGAAGTTCTAGAAGACACTCTTGTTCCTCGTCACCGAGCTTCGGGGGCCTTCCGCCCCCGAAGTTCGGTGTCAACTGACCCAGCCCGCCATCGTTCCATCGACGTGCCCAGCGACTTCCAGTCGACGCAGATTTCCCAACGTCGTCGGCTGCTTCTTCGTACGTTGCACCCTTGTAGAGACGTTTGACAAAGGTGAGCCGCTTGACGACCTTTGGATCGTCTGCTTCGTCCAGCAGACGATCCAACTCCTCCTCGCTCAGATGACGAACGAGCTCGCCCCGCCGGTCTCCTCCCATTACCCCGTTCGTCTTAGCCCACGCCCAAAACTTCTGTCACTCATTACGGTCTCACGCTACCCTCAAGGAGCGAGCGGCGCAAGCCGCGAGCGAGTAGGGTGGGGAGGAAGTCACGAATTCAGTGGAGATCCACGAATTTCGGCCCCGTAACTCAGTCGGAGACGCAAGCAGTGACGACTCCTACGTGCTGACGATAGCCGGCGGATTTATCCCACGCATTTGCGTAGAGTTGGCACATGAACGGTGGCGGCAACGGAACGGGAGACGATCACGACGAGGATTCCGACGGCTCGGGGGAGGACTCCGAAGGGGGGTTCGTGTTCGGACCCGAGCGCCATCCGGTCGCGGACGACGAGCCGGACGAGCGCAGCGAACGGGAGTCCGAGCCGACGTCGACTCTCGATGGAGAGGCCGATCCGGAGTCGAAACGACGAGCGGACGACGATACCGAACGGGAACCCCAGATCAGTATCAATCTGCCGGACGAAGACGAAAGCGAAGGTGAGGACAGGGAGTCGGCGACGGATTCGCCGTCTGCCGACCCAGAACCGGCCGACGACGATCCCAGTGAGGGGCCGGGGCCGAGTCCGAACGCCGTCCGGAACTGGTCGCTTCTCGCGTTCGTGCTCGCGCTCTCGTCGTTTGTCACCGCGGGAATCACGTACGCTACCCACGACGACCTCGCCCCGGTCGTCGGCGCTGCCACACTCGGCGTCGTCTTTGCGGCGCTCGCCGTCACCGCCCCGATCGACAACATCACCATCCTCGAGACGCTGTCGGCGGGCTGGCTCGAGCACCGTCGCCCGGTCTGGTTCTCGATCGGGTTGTTCGCGTTCGGGATGGGCATCGGCGTCGTCCTCGTTGCCGCCGGCGTCGACCTGTCGGTACTGTTTCTCGAACTGCTCGAGCAACAGTACCCGGATCTCGCGGAAGACGGTGAAATCGGGACGACGGCCTCGTTCTACCTCGAGAACAACTCACAGGCGTTTTTCGTCACGATCGCCGGAGCGCTTTCCGTCGGCCTGGTAACCGCGTTCGCGATGCTGTTCAACGGAGTCGTCGTCGGGAACGTCGGTGCCATCATGGGAAGTACTATCGGGGTCGACTACGTCGTCGCGGGACTGACGCCACACGGTATCTTCGAACTTCCGGCACTGTTTATCGCCGCTGGCGTCGGCTTCCGACTGCTCTACCGGTTTGGCGAACGCGTCTTCGGCAAACGAGCGGTGTTCCTCACGAAACCGTACGTCTACCGGACCGTCGCGTTCGTCGTCTTCGGCTGGCTCCTGCTCGCTCTCGCCGCGTTCGTCGAGGCCTACGTCACGCCGGAACTGCTCGGGTTACTGTTCCCCGAAATCGTCGAGGCGGCGGGAGCATAACCGCCATCTCCCTAACCGAGATGTCCTCGGTTTTGGTTACTGGCTGTGCACTCGAGACTGCTTTTGATCCATAACTGCGATCGTGGACAAATACCGATGTGTTAGTAGCAAACCGCTTGAAACAGGGGGGCGTAGTAAGGGACGAGTGATCAGTACGTGAAATCCACCATCAGCATTACCGGGATGTCGTGCGCGACGTGTTCCGGGACGGTCGAGGAGGCCGTCGACGATCTCGAGGGGGTCGAGGCTGTCGACGTGAACTTCGCGACCGACGAGGGGACCGTCGAGTACGACCCCGACGAGAGTTCGCTGACCGAAATCTATGCGACGATCGAGGACGCCGGCTACGACCCCGACCGGACGCAGACGACGGTCGAAATCGCCGGCATGTCGTGTTCGACCTGCGCCCAGACAAACGAGGACGCCATCGAGGAGATTCCTGGCGTGCTCTCGGCGACGGTCAACTACGCGACCGAAGAGGGAACCGTCGAGTTCAACCCACAGGACACCTCGCTTTCGGCGATCTACGATGCCATCGAAGATGCCGGGTTCGAACCCGAACGCGCCGGCGACGACGGCGACGCACTGACCGAACAGCGCGAGAGTGCCATCCAGCGTGAACTCCGGACCAAACGCAAGTGGACGATCGTCGGCAGCCTCCTCACCGCGCCGTTCGTGCTGGTGATGATCGACATGTTCGTCCCCGGCGTCCTGCCGGAGACGATCCTCGGTGTCGATCCCGACTGGATCGAGTTCGTCCTCGCAACGGCGCTGATGGCGACGCTTGGCAAGCACTTCATCGCAGGCGCGTACACGTCGCTGGTCAACAATCACCAGGCGAACATGGATACGCTCGTGTCGGTCGGCACCACCACGGGCTACGTCTACAGTACAGCGGTCGTCCTCGGTGCGATCGAAGGTGGACTCTACTTCGAGGCCGTCGCTTTCATTCTGTGGTTCATCTACCTCGGCGTCTGGCTCGAGGCCCGTTCGAAGGCTCGCGCGAGTTCCGCACTCCGCGAACTGCTCGAGATGCAGGCCGAAGAAGCCACTGTCGTCGAGTGGGAGACGTCCCCGGCGTCTCGAGCGGACGGCGACGCCGTCCCCGGTGACGAGATGGTCGTCCCGCTCGAGACGGTCGAACCCGGCGACGTGATGAAGGTCCGGCCGGGCGAGAAGGTGCCCACGGACGGCGTCGTCGTCGACGGCCAGAGCGCGGTCGACGAGTCGATGGTCACCGGGGAGTCGGTCCCCGTCGAGAAGGGCGAGGGCGACGAGGTTGTCGGCTCGACGATCAACGAGAATGGCGTCCTCTACGTCGAGGCGACCAACGTCGGCGAGGAGACGGCGATCCAGCAGATCGTCGAACGCGTGAAAGAGGCCCAGGCCCGCCAGCCGGACGTTCAGCGACTGGTCGACCGCGTCAGCGCCTACTTCGTCCCTGCGGTGATCGTCAACGCCGTCTTCTGGTCGGTCATGTGGGCGCTCGAGCCGGGCGTGCTCTTTGCGGTATCGGACGCGCTCGGGTCGATCATTCCGCTGCTCGAGCCGGTCGGGGGCGGTCCCGCAGCCGCAGCCGGTCCCGAGGGGGTGTCGCTGCTCGAGTTCTCCGTGATCGTCCTCGCTTCCGCCATCCTGATCGCCTGTCCCTGTGCGCTGGGGCTGGCGACGCCGATGGCGACGATGGTCGGCTCCACGCTGTCGGCGAAAAACGGCGTCCTCTACAAGGGTGCCGACGTTCTCGAGAAGGCTCGGGGCATCGACACGGTCGTCTTCGACAAGACGGGGACGCTGACTCACGGCGATATGCGCCTGACGGACGTCGTCCCGGTCGACGAGGTGGCCGAGACGGACGGTGGGACGCCGGCGGCTGATGGGGGCGTCCTCGAGACGACCGGCGAGCCCACCGCCGACGAGGGTCTCCTCCTGTCGGTCGCGGCAAGCGCCGAGTCCGGCTCCGAACACCCGCTCGCGCAGGCGATCGTCGACGGTGCCGAAGAGCGTGGCGTCGACCTCGCTGACCCGACCGAGTTCGAGAACGTCCCCGGCCACGGCATCCGCGCGACGGTCCCCGAGGGCGAGGTGCTCGTCGGGAACCGCAAGCTGATGGAAGACAACGACGTCGACCCCACGCCCGTCGAGGCGGCGATGGAGCGACTCGAACGCGAGGGCAAGACGGCGATGCTGGTCGCCTTGGACGGTGCACTTCTGGGGATCGTCGCCACCGCGGACACGGTCCGCGACAGCGCCAAAGAGACCGTCGCCGAACTCCAGAAGCGGGGCTACGACGTGATGATGCTGACCGGCGACAACGAACGCACCGGCCGCGCGATCGGTGACCAGCTCGGGATGGACCCCGACGATGTCCACGCCGAAGTCCTGCCGGAGGACAAGGCAGACGAGATCGACGTGATCCAAGAAGACGGAAACCGCACGATCATGGTCGGCGACGGCGTCAACGACGCGCCGGCGCTGACGACTGCCCACGTCGGCGTCGCGATCGGTTCCGGTACCGACGTCGCCATCGAGAGCGCCGACATCACGCTGATGCGGGACGACCCCGCCGACGTGCTCAAAGCGATGCGAGTCGCCGACGCCACCATCTCGAAGGTGCGCCAGAACCTGTTCTGGGCCTTCATCTACAACACGACGCTGATCCCGATCGCCTCGATCGGGCTGTTGAACCCCGCGCTCGCGGGACTGGCGATGGCCGCCTCGAGCGTCTCGGTCGTCTCCAACAGCCTGGCGTTCATGCAGTGGGACCCGCACGAGGACTACGTCTTCCTGCCGTTCCGGCCGTTCGTGTGGCTCTCCAAGAAGGTGACGGGCTAATGACCGGCGACGATCGGACTCGCTCTCGCTGGCTGTCTCGGCGACAACACCGACGAGTGGGCGACCGACGAGACGCTCGCCGTCGCCTCGGCGACCCAGTACCAGGGGCCGAACTGCGACTGCTGTGACGTCTACGCCGACTACCTCGCGGACCACCTCGAGGGCGACCTCGAGACCGTCACCACCGACGATCTCGCGGCTGTCAAGGCCGAGTACGGGATCGCAGAACCCCTCCAGAGCTGTCACACTATCGACCTCAACGGGACGATCGTCGAGGGACACATGCCGGTCGCAGTCGTCGCGTCGGCGCTCGAAGACGAGGTGACGGGAGTCGCGCTTCCCGGAATGCCCGCCGGATCGCCGGGGATGGGCGGCGAGAAAGACGGGGAGTGGACGGTGTACGAATTCGGGGACGGCGGGGAACCGGCGGTGTACGCGGAGATATAGCGATGGTCGAACTATACCGATCGCGCCTGTTCGCGGATACGCGAACCTGTTACCGGTTCCTGCAGGCCGGATTCGGCGTGATCCTCGTGACGTTTTTCGCGGGGATGGCCGTACTCGCGGTGCCCGAGTACGGAGCGGTCTACGACGTGCTCGTGATGCCGTCGCTGTTCGTCGGCCTGGGGTTGTTGCTGTTCGGGATCGGGACGCACCTGCACGCGATGCATCTGAACGTCGTTCGGATGCACGCTGACGACACTGACGACAAGTAGAGTCCAGAGACTGCTACTCGACTATCGACGGAGCCACGAATCATCGGTCGGCCGTCTCACTCAGATCAAAACGAGTGCCATCTGGTAGAAGATAAAGAGCATGAACGCCAGAATCACACCACGCACGAGGTAGCCTGCGACGTTGTCCGGTTGCTGGCTGTAGATCTCGATAAGCCCGGGACCAGAGGGGCCGCTTGCGTCCGGTATACTGCTGAAGATATCGTCGCCGAACATCTCCTCGAGTTCCTTGTCCTGGCGGTCCAGCATCGCCTCCATGTGATCGTAATTGTCGAACCTGTTGGTTACGTTGCTCACGTACGACGCCGAACAATCGCACGCCTCGGCGATCTCTTTCTTCGTCGCGTCCGGGTTCTCGTACCACGTGAGCAAGATATCGCGCTGCAGTTCAGTTTTGTCGCCTTGTTTTTGGGCCATACTCTCCACATAGTTCCAATGAACAATAATTTCCTGACGAGAAATTACTGATTGCGTTAGTTCCTGACTAACCTGTCAGCGCCGATCAGGTGTTGTTGATATCTGCAAGTACGGGATCGTCGCGATCAACGCGCAACTACTGCGACGCGCGGAACTGTCGATCTGATCGTCAGTCCGACCGATTCCACACCGTCGCCAGTTCGCCGACGATCGCGGGGTTGCGAAGCGGCGTACTCTCCTCGAGCGGTTCGTCGTCGACGATCCCCTTGAGCACCCGGTACATGGTCTTCCCGGTGTGGGTTTCGGGGAGTTCGGGCGTGAACACGACGGCTGCTGGCCTGGCGAACTGTCCGATGCGGTCGAGGATCGCGTCCTCGATCGCTTCGCGTAGTTCGGCCTCGCTTCTCGAGTCCTGTTCGGCGGTCGCGAAGACGTAGAGTTCGGTTTCGTCGGTGCCGC contains:
- a CDS encoding stage II sporulation protein M; amino-acid sequence: MNGGGNGTGDDHDEDSDGSGEDSEGGFVFGPERHPVADDEPDERSERESEPTSTLDGEADPESKRRADDDTEREPQISINLPDEDESEGEDRESATDSPSADPEPADDDPSEGPGPSPNAVRNWSLLAFVLALSSFVTAGITYATHDDLAPVVGAATLGVVFAALAVTAPIDNITILETLSAGWLEHRRPVWFSIGLFAFGMGIGVVLVAAGVDLSVLFLELLEQQYPDLAEDGEIGTTASFYLENNSQAFFVTIAGALSVGLVTAFAMLFNGVVVGNVGAIMGSTIGVDYVVAGLTPHGIFELPALFIAAGVGFRLLYRFGERVFGKRAVFLTKPYVYRTVAFVVFGWLLLALAAFVEAYVTPELLGLLFPEIVEAAGA
- a CDS encoding heavy metal translocating P-type ATPase: MKSTISITGMSCATCSGTVEEAVDDLEGVEAVDVNFATDEGTVEYDPDESSLTEIYATIEDAGYDPDRTQTTVEIAGMSCSTCAQTNEDAIEEIPGVLSATVNYATEEGTVEFNPQDTSLSAIYDAIEDAGFEPERAGDDGDALTEQRESAIQRELRTKRKWTIVGSLLTAPFVLVMIDMFVPGVLPETILGVDPDWIEFVLATALMATLGKHFIAGAYTSLVNNHQANMDTLVSVGTTTGYVYSTAVVLGAIEGGLYFEAVAFILWFIYLGVWLEARSKARASSALRELLEMQAEEATVVEWETSPASRADGDAVPGDEMVVPLETVEPGDVMKVRPGEKVPTDGVVVDGQSAVDESMVTGESVPVEKGEGDEVVGSTINENGVLYVEATNVGEETAIQQIVERVKEAQARQPDVQRLVDRVSAYFVPAVIVNAVFWSVMWALEPGVLFAVSDALGSIIPLLEPVGGGPAAAAGPEGVSLLEFSVIVLASAILIACPCALGLATPMATMVGSTLSAKNGVLYKGADVLEKARGIDTVVFDKTGTLTHGDMRLTDVVPVDEVAETDGGTPAADGGVLETTGEPTADEGLLLSVAASAESGSEHPLAQAIVDGAEERGVDLADPTEFENVPGHGIRATVPEGEVLVGNRKLMEDNDVDPTPVEAAMERLEREGKTAMLVALDGALLGIVATADTVRDSAKETVAELQKRGYDVMMLTGDNERTGRAIGDQLGMDPDDVHAEVLPEDKADEIDVIQEDGNRTIMVGDGVNDAPALTTAHVGVAIGSGTDVAIESADITLMRDDPADVLKAMRVADATISKVRQNLFWAFIYNTTLIPIASIGLLNPALAGLAMAASSVSVVSNSLAFMQWDPHEDYVFLPFRPFVWLSKKVTG
- a CDS encoding DUF411 domain-containing protein, whose amino-acid sequence is MAEPLQSCHTIDLNGTIVEGHMPVAVVASALEDEVTGVALPGMPAGSPGMGGEKDGEWTVYEFGDGGEPAVYAEI